GAAAAGCCCTTTGATCAGCATGGTCAGGAAGATAATCGACCAGCCCCAGTTACCCACAATGGCGTGGATGTGTTGCAGCAACCAGAAAATCGGTTGAGCGATGAACCACAGAATGCCGTAGTCGACCGTCAATTCCAGACCTGGGGATAACTCCTTGAGCACCGCCTGGCTTTTCGGGCCGGCATACAACGTAGCGGTCGCTTCACCTTTGGCACCTGGCGCAACGGTCAACGCCGGGCCAGTGAAACCAATGATGTAGTTGCCTTGGCTGTCCTTACGAGTGGTAACAGCATTGCTGTTGTTCTTGTCAGGAATCCAGGCCGTTACGAAGTAGTGCTGCAGCCATGCAACCCAACCACCTTGTACGGTTTCCTTGATCGAACCCTTGTCGATGTCTTTCATCGACACCTTTTTGTAGGGTTCCGAAGGTGTCCACAGAGCGGCACCCAGGTAAGTCGCGGTACCGGTAGCAGTGGTCGACGATGGATCGGAACTGGCGTCGCGCTTGAGTTGCGCGAACATGTTACCGGACCATGGCTGAGCGCTCTGGTTGTCGATCACATAGCTGACAACCAGGTCATACAGTCCGCGCTTGAAGGTAAAGCGCTTGATGTAATTGACGCCGTTATCTGTGAATTTCAGATCAACGACCAACTGGTCCTGACCATCCACCAACTGATAAGACTTCTGTGCAGTCGAGTAAACAGGACGACCAGCAGGTCGAGCGTCCGGGCCGTTGACGCCGGTCAGACCACTTTGCGCCAGAAAGATACGTTCGCCGCCGTTATCAAACAGCTGGAACGGAACGTCTGGATGGTCCTGACGACGTGGATAAAGCGGCAGTCGCAGCTGCACGACATCGCCACCAACCGGGTCGATTTCGAGATTGAGCACATCCGTTTTGACCTGGATGAGATCTTTGCTGGTTGCAACCGGGGTTTCGATTGGAGCAGTCGCATCGCCGCTGGCGCTAGGAACATCGGCACTGGCAGAAGCGTTTGTACCAGCAGCCGTATCCGGAATAGCCGGTGCGGTGGTGCTGGCAGCAACATTCTGAGTCGGCAGGGCGGCCTGGCCGTAGTCTTGGTTCCATTTCAGAACCCCGACGTAGGTCACGATTGCCAGGGCGACGATCAGGATCGTGCGTTTAATATCCATGATTACTCGGCCATCGAAGAAGAACGGGAGGTGGGGACAGGTGGAACCGGGTCATAGCCACCGGCATTCCACGGATGACAGCGACCTAATCGACGAAAGGTCAGCCAGCCACCGCGTAGAAGGCCATGATTTTCAATGGCTTCATACGCGTAGCAGGAGCAACTGGGGTAGAAACGACAGTGACTGGCCATCAGCGGGCTGATGGCATAGCGGTAAAACTGGATCGGAACGAGCGCCAGCTTACGCATCGGTACTGTCTACCCCTACAGTTTCGGTTTTTGCAGCAGGAGCCGGCTGACTACGCGCCAGACGCTTCCAGAGCTTGCCGAAATGCTGAATCAATTCGGGGTTTTCTATCTCACCCAACCCTTTGCGCGCGACAATCACGATATCCCAACCGACCAAATTATCTTGGTGTTGACGAAATGATTCGCGCATCAGGCGTTTCAAGCGGTTGCGCTCAACGGAGAGTTTGACGCTCTTTTTACCGATAACCAGCCCCAGACGGGGATGATCAAGGTCGTTATTGCGCGCAAGGAGCAGGAGATTTTTCCCCGGAACCTTGCCGGTAGGGGAGTCAAAGACTGCCTTGAAATGCCGGGGAGTAAGCAAACGCTTTTCCCGACTGAAGTCCTGACTCACCTCCAGTGCCGGATTATCAAACTGCCAGACGCGCACGACCTTTGGCGCGGCGACGCGACAGGACGGCACGGCCGTTCTTGGTAGCCATGCGAGCACGGAAACCGTGAGTACGAGCGCGTTTGATA
This genomic window from Pseudomonas sp. G.S.17 contains:
- the rnpA gene encoding ribonuclease P protein component gives rise to the protein MSQDFSREKRLLTPRHFKAVFDSPTGKVPGKNLLLLARNNDLDHPRLGLVIGKKSVKLSVERNRLKRLMRESFRQHQDNLVGWDIVIVARKGLGEIENPELIQHFGKLWKRLARSQPAPAAKTETVGVDSTDA
- the yidD gene encoding membrane protein insertion efficiency factor YidD, with amino-acid sequence MRKLALVPIQFYRYAISPLMASHCRFYPSCSCYAYEAIENHGLLRGGWLTFRRLGRCHPWNAGGYDPVPPVPTSRSSSMAE
- the rpmH gene encoding 50S ribosomal protein L34: MKRTFQPSTIKRARTHGFRARMATKNGRAVLSRRRAKGRARLAV
- the yidC gene encoding membrane protein insertase YidC codes for the protein MDIKRTILIVALAIVTYVGVLKWNQDYGQAALPTQNVAASTTAPAIPDTAAGTNASASADVPSASGDATAPIETPVATSKDLIQVKTDVLNLEIDPVGGDVVQLRLPLYPRRQDHPDVPFQLFDNGGERIFLAQSGLTGVNGPDARPAGRPVYSTAQKSYQLVDGQDQLVVDLKFTDNGVNYIKRFTFKRGLYDLVVSYVIDNQSAQPWSGNMFAQLKRDASSDPSSTTATGTATYLGAALWTPSEPYKKVSMKDIDKGSIKETVQGGWVAWLQHYFVTAWIPDKNNSNAVTTRKDSQGNYIIGFTGPALTVAPGAKGEATATLYAGPKSQAVLKELSPGLELTVDYGILWFIAQPIFWLLQHIHAIVGNWGWSIIFLTMLIKGLFFPLSAASYKSMARMRAVAPKLAILKEQHGDDRQKMSQAMMELYKKEKINPLGGCLPILVQMPVFLSLYWVLLESVEMRQAPWLLWITDLSIKDPFFILPIIMGATMFIQQRLNPTPPDPMQAKVMKLMPIIFTFFFLWFPAGLVLYWVVNNTLSITQQAYITRKIEAAAKKAEA